The genome window CCATTTAGCAACCTCCAATACTACAGATATAATAAAAAAAGAGCCCATTCCCCAAGAGGAAGAGCTCTTTTCATATACAAAAAGTAACACTTTCCTCTCTTATCATCCAGCTATGCAGCTGCAGGTATTGGCACCATACCTTGTTGCTGGCAGGTTGCCGGGCTTCATCGGGCCAGTCCCTCCACCTCTCAGGATAAGAGATACATTTGTAAAGTATCGAAACATCAGCTTAAGAATTATAGAGCATATTCTGAAAGTGTCAACAGGCAAACTAACTTTCATTACGATATACTTAGAGTAAGTATAAAAGAGAGACGGAGAGACGATTAGAATGAAAATTTTTAGAAGAAAGAAAAAAATCGGTTTGGCACTCGGAGGTGGCGCAGTTCTTGGGGCAGCCCATATAGGGGTACTCAAAGTCTTTGACGAATATAATATACCGGTCAGCTATATTGCAGGAACAAGTATCGGAGCCGTTATCTCTGCTTTTTTTGCTTTCGATAAAGGATGGCAAGAGATCGAGAAGATAGCGAAAGGGCTCAATTGGCTCGATATATCTGCTATCTCTCCATCGCAATTTGGCCTAGGCCTGCTTTCTAATAAAAAACTCGGCAAATTTATAGTAGATAATCTTGGAGATGTGTCCTTTGATGAGGCACATATCCCCCTAGCAATGATAGCCACTGATATTACGAATGGAGAAAAAGTAGTGTTAAAAAAAGGGAATGTAGCGACTGCCGTAATGGCAAGCACGTGCATTCCCGGTATTTTTGCACCTGTCGAAATAGATAACCGCCTTCTCGTTGATGGCGAACTTGTTGAAAAT of Aminobacterium sp. MB27-C1 contains these proteins:
- a CDS encoding patatin-like phospholipase family protein; amino-acid sequence: MKIFRRKKKIGLALGGGAVLGAAHIGVLKVFDEYNIPVSYIAGTSIGAVISAFFAFDKGWQEIEKIAKGLNWLDISAISPSQFGLGLLSNKKLGKFIVDNLGDVSFDEAHIPLAMIATDITNGEKVVLKKGNVATAVMASTCIPGIFAPVEIDNRLLVDGELVENVPVTPLKEMGANFIIGVDLFAKFKQKRPENIIEVLLKSFHISLQTATKLQTEEANILIRPDLSPFNTFSVEQTDALIEIGYKETQKIFTEKNLFSRAFL